The Rhodoferax sediminis genome has a segment encoding these proteins:
- a CDS encoding CopD family protein, which produces MLWVKSLHIVFVASWFAGLFYLPRIFVNLAMVAPQSLAERERLLLMARKLLRFSTLLAVPAVLLGLWLWLGYGIGRAPAGNGWLHAKLVVVLLVIGYHHACARLLRQFEANRNTHSHVWFRWFNEIPVILLLLAVVLVVVKPF; this is translated from the coding sequence ATGCTCTGGGTCAAATCGCTTCACATCGTCTTTGTTGCCAGCTGGTTCGCCGGCCTGTTCTATCTCCCCCGCATTTTCGTGAATCTGGCCATGGTGGCGCCGCAGTCGCTGGCCGAGCGCGAGCGGCTGCTGCTGATGGCGCGCAAGCTGTTGCGCTTTTCCACGCTGCTGGCCGTGCCCGCGGTGCTGCTGGGCCTGTGGCTGTGGCTGGGCTACGGCATCGGCCGCGCTCCGGCCGGCAACGGCTGGCTGCACGCCAAGCTCGTCGTGGTGCTGCTGGTGATTGGCTACCACCACGCCTGCGCTCGCCTGCTGCGCCAGTTCGAGGCGAACCGCAATACGCACAGCCACGTCTGGTTTCGCTGGTTCAACGAAATCCCGGTGATCTTGCTGCTGCTGGCGGTGGTGCTGGTGGTGGTCAAGCCGTTCTGA
- a CDS encoding VanZ family protein: protein MTQKTSAWPLALSYTALIVYASLYPFSDWRDQGIVPWFYLTAPLPKYWTWFDLVCNVLGYAPLGFLYALSSLRSGGPRRSAHAVLLASTACGLLSFAMETLQSYLPVRVPSNVDLTLNLLGGWLGAVTAFSLEKLGAIDHWSRIRAHWFVDDARGALVLLALWPVALLFPTPVPLGLGQVMERLEAALGDALQGTPFLAWLPVREVELQPLLPSEGLLCAMLGVLIPCLLGYCIMHSKTRRALFLIATIAVGICATALSDALSYGPSHAWGWFSLPVQVGLGVAFPVGLALLAMPRRACAALLLVALAVQLGVLNQAPASAYFSQTLQTWEQGRFIRFHGVIQWMGWLWPYVTLVYVLVRVSRREPGT from the coding sequence GTGACGCAAAAGACCTCGGCCTGGCCGCTCGCGCTGAGCTACACGGCGCTCATCGTTTATGCCAGCCTGTACCCGTTTTCCGACTGGCGCGACCAGGGTATCGTGCCCTGGTTCTACCTGACGGCGCCGCTGCCCAAGTACTGGACCTGGTTCGACCTGGTCTGCAATGTGCTGGGCTACGCGCCGCTCGGCTTTCTGTATGCGCTCAGCAGCCTGCGCAGTGGCGGGCCGCGGCGCAGCGCACACGCGGTGCTGCTGGCATCAACGGCATGCGGCCTGCTGTCGTTCGCGATGGAGACGCTGCAAAGCTACCTGCCGGTGCGCGTGCCGTCGAATGTCGATCTCACGCTGAACCTGCTGGGGGGCTGGTTGGGTGCCGTGACGGCCTTCTCGCTGGAAAAACTCGGCGCCATCGACCACTGGAGCCGGATCCGCGCGCACTGGTTTGTCGACGATGCGCGCGGCGCGCTGGTGTTGCTGGCGCTATGGCCGGTGGCCCTGCTGTTTCCGACACCGGTGCCGCTGGGGCTGGGCCAGGTGATGGAGCGGCTCGAGGCCGCGCTGGGCGATGCCTTGCAGGGCACACCGTTTCTGGCCTGGCTGCCCGTGCGCGAAGTGGAACTGCAGCCGCTGCTGCCCAGCGAGGGGCTGCTGTGCGCCATGCTGGGGGTGCTGATCCCGTGTCTGCTCGGCTACTGCATCATGCACTCGAAGACACGGCGGGCTCTATTTTTGATAGCAACCATCGCCGTGGGGATCTGCGCGACAGCGCTGTCCGATGCCTTGAGCTACGGTCCGTCGCACGCCTGGGGCTGGTTCTCGCTGCCGGTGCAAGTGGGACTCGGCGTGGCTTTCCCCGTCGGGCTGGCGCTGCTCGCCATGCCGCGGCGTGCCTGCGCCGCGCTGCTGCTGGTGGCGCTGGCGGTGCAGCTGGGCGTGCTGAACCAGGCGCCGGCCAGTGCGTATTTCTCGCAAACGCTGCAGACCTGGGAGCAGGGCCGCTTCATCCGCTTCCATGGCGTGATCCAGTGGATGGGCTGGCTCTGGCCTTATGTCACGCTGGTGTATGTGCTGGTGCGGGTCTCGCGGCGCGAGCCCGGCACCTAA
- a CDS encoding alpha/beta hydrolase, with the protein MNSQTLRLRLSGAAGAIEAVRDEPVLAPGQAVRGVAVIAHPHPLFGGTMDNKVVQTLARAFVQCGWSAVRFNFRGVGASAGVHDEGRGETDDLLALIEQVAPTGPLALAGFSFGSFVVSRAIAALWGVRAIEKIVLVGTAVARFDVADVPLQAHERTLVIHGEQDDTVPLAAVLDWARPQSLPVTVVPGGGHFFHGQLPLLKNLVVRHLRS; encoded by the coding sequence GTGAATTCACAAACTCTCAGGCTGAGGCTGTCGGGCGCCGCAGGCGCCATCGAGGCGGTGCGCGATGAGCCTGTACTGGCGCCGGGCCAGGCGGTGCGCGGTGTCGCGGTGATTGCCCATCCGCACCCGCTGTTCGGCGGCACGATGGACAACAAGGTCGTGCAAACGCTGGCGCGTGCCTTCGTGCAATGCGGCTGGAGCGCCGTGCGCTTCAACTTTCGCGGCGTCGGCGCGAGCGCCGGCGTGCATGACGAAGGCCGTGGTGAGACCGACGACCTGCTCGCACTGATCGAGCAGGTTGCGCCCACCGGGCCGCTGGCGCTGGCCGGCTTTTCCTTTGGCTCGTTCGTTGTCAGCCGCGCCATTGCGGCGTTGTGGGGCGTGCGCGCCATCGAGAAAATCGTGCTGGTGGGCACGGCCGTGGCCCGCTTCGATGTGGCCGATGTGCCGCTGCAGGCGCATGAGCGTACCCTCGTGATTCACGGCGAGCAGGACGACACCGTGCCGCTGGCGGCGGTGCTGGACTGGGCGCGGCCGCAGTCACTTCCTGTCACAGTCGTTCCGGGCGGCGGGCACTTCTTTCACGGACAATTGCCGCTTCTGAAAAATCTGGTGGTGCGCCATCTGCGGTCCTGA
- a CDS encoding magnesium transporter CorA family protein → MRIFNISGAGVLETPTLPTQLPDQGYVWIACGRREFEALQAQIQATLQALCGTQLVDLHISDLLNNQLPSHYDYTSQYDVLVFRRLTTGQHEADPAGTSQPGPPPAAPTKRSGPPILRRIDTSPVGFAVFDHVLLTVHPADCAIRDAYAAKLLGGASLEARGAGARLPTSPADLMLRIVAQMVDGYLDLRRELTRQLDHWQVELLAPHTRFSNWGALLEARLALHQLDGICEDQRSAIQDWIAVLEDWPAPATPALAREYELLKVRSRDVLEHIERVVHHVLRLEQTAETTLQMHFSAQSNRTNDIMRTLTALTAIFLPLNLITGFFGMNFEFMPLIHHQTAFWWTVAFMLAVAAATGLVFWRKRYLAHTGK, encoded by the coding sequence ATGCGCATCTTCAACATCAGCGGCGCCGGCGTTCTGGAGACGCCGACCCTGCCGACCCAGTTGCCTGATCAGGGCTATGTCTGGATTGCCTGCGGCCGGCGCGAATTCGAAGCCCTTCAGGCACAAATCCAGGCCACGCTGCAGGCGCTGTGCGGCACGCAGCTGGTCGACCTGCACATCAGCGACCTGCTGAACAACCAGCTGCCGTCGCATTACGACTACACCTCGCAGTACGACGTGCTGGTGTTCCGGCGCCTGACTACCGGCCAGCACGAGGCCGATCCGGCCGGCACAAGCCAACCCGGCCCGCCGCCGGCCGCACCGACCAAACGCAGCGGCCCGCCCATTTTGCGGCGCATCGACACCAGTCCGGTCGGCTTCGCCGTGTTCGACCACGTGCTGCTCACCGTGCACCCCGCCGACTGCGCGATCCGCGACGCCTACGCCGCCAAACTGCTCGGCGGCGCGTCCCTTGAGGCCCGCGGCGCCGGCGCGCGCCTGCCGACCAGCCCGGCCGACCTGATGCTGCGCATCGTGGCCCAGATGGTCGATGGCTACCTGGATTTGCGGCGCGAGCTGACGCGCCAGCTCGATCACTGGCAGGTCGAGCTGCTGGCGCCGCACACCCGCTTCAGCAACTGGGGCGCGCTGCTCGAGGCACGCCTGGCCCTGCACCAGCTCGACGGCATCTGCGAAGACCAGCGCAGCGCCATCCAGGACTGGATCGCCGTGCTGGAGGACTGGCCGGCGCCCGCCACGCCCGCGCTGGCGCGCGAGTACGAGCTGCTCAAGGTGCGCAGCCGCGACGTGCTGGAGCACATCGAGCGCGTCGTGCACCATGTGCTGCGGTTGGAGCAAACGGCGGAAACCACGCTGCAAATGCACTTCAGCGCGCAGAGCAACCGCACCAACGACATCATGCGCACGCTGACCGCACTGACCGCGATCTTTCTGCCGCTGAACCTGATCACCGGTTTTTTCGGCATGAACTTCGAGTTCATGCCGCTGATCCATCATCAAACCGCGTTCTGGTGGACCGTGGCGTTCATGCTGGCCGTTGCCGCCGCCACCGGGCTGGTGTTCTGGCGCAAGCGCTACCTGGCGCACACGGGAAAGTAG
- the tuf gene encoding elongation factor Tu: MAKEKYARTKPHVNVGTIGHVDHGKTTLTAAIATVLAAKFGGEAKGYDQIDNAPEEKARGITINTSHVEYETANRHYAHVDCPGHADYVKNMITGAAQMDGAILVCSAADGPMPQTREHILLARQVGVPYIIVFLNKCDMVDDAELLELVEMEVRELLDKYDFPGDTTPIIHGSAKLAIEGDKGELGEQAIMKLAEALDTYIPTPERAIDGAFLMPVEDVFSISGRGTVVTGRVERGIVKVGEEIEIVGIKPTLKTICTGVEMFRKLLDQGQAGDNVGILLRGTKREEVERGQVLCKPGSIKPHTHFTAEVYVLSKDEGGRHTPFFNNYRPQFYFRTTDVTGAIELPADKEMVMPGDNVTITVKLINPIAMEEGLRFAIREGGKTVGAGVVAKIIA; the protein is encoded by the coding sequence ATGGCAAAAGAGAAATATGCACGCACCAAGCCGCACGTGAACGTGGGCACCATTGGACACGTGGATCATGGCAAGACCACGCTGACGGCGGCCATTGCCACCGTGCTGGCGGCCAAATTTGGCGGCGAGGCCAAAGGCTACGACCAGATTGACAACGCGCCCGAAGAGAAAGCGCGCGGCATCACCATCAACACCTCGCACGTCGAGTACGAGACCGCGAACCGCCACTACGCCCACGTCGACTGCCCCGGCCACGCCGACTATGTGAAAAACATGATCACCGGCGCGGCCCAGATGGACGGCGCCATCCTGGTGTGCTCGGCCGCCGACGGCCCCATGCCCCAGACGCGCGAGCACATCCTGCTGGCCCGCCAGGTGGGCGTGCCCTACATCATCGTGTTCCTGAACAAATGCGACATGGTCGACGACGCCGAACTGCTCGAGCTCGTCGAGATGGAAGTGCGCGAGCTGCTCGACAAATACGACTTCCCCGGCGACACCACCCCCATCATCCACGGCTCGGCCAAACTGGCCATCGAAGGCGACAAGGGTGAACTGGGCGAGCAGGCCATCATGAAGCTGGCCGAGGCGCTGGACACCTACATCCCCACGCCCGAGCGCGCCATCGACGGCGCCTTCCTGATGCCGGTGGAGGACGTGTTCTCCATCTCCGGGCGCGGCACCGTGGTCACGGGCCGGGTCGAGCGCGGCATCGTCAAGGTCGGCGAAGAAATCGAGATCGTGGGCATCAAGCCCACCCTCAAGACCATCTGCACCGGCGTGGAAATGTTCCGCAAACTGCTGGACCAGGGCCAGGCCGGCGACAACGTCGGTATCTTGCTGCGCGGCACCAAGCGCGAAGAGGTCGAGCGCGGCCAGGTGCTGTGCAAGCCCGGCTCCATCAAGCCGCACACCCACTTCACCGCCGAAGTCTACGTGCTCTCCAAGGACGAAGGCGGGCGCCACACGCCCTTCTTCAACAACTACCGCCCGCAGTTCTACTTCCGCACCACCGACGTGACCGGCGCCATCGAGCTGCCCGCGGACAAGGAAATGGTCATGCCCGGCGACAACGTGACGATCACCGTCAAGCTGATCAACCCGATCGCCATGGAAGAAGGTCTGCGCTTTGCCATCCGCGAGGGCGGCAAGACCGTGGGCGCCGGCGTGGTGGCAAAAATTATCGCGTAA
- a CDS encoding D-alanyl-D-alanine carboxypeptidase family protein — MNRFTSALRALVAASLVAPLGLLAATPKTAPVPAAAAVAPEPSSLPQPPEIAARNYLVMDMTSNQILAQKDIDAPVEQASLTKLMTAYLVFDALRTKKITLTQTFPVSVRAWKMPGSRMFIDPKMQVPVDDLIKGMIVQSGNDAAMALAEGVGGTEEHFVQMMNDQAKALGMNSTTYKNPDGLTEPGHLTTARDLATLAMRLRRDFPEYAHYDAIKKYHYAGTPPSNDTNRNGLLFRDPTVDGLKTGHTDAAGYCLIATAKRDFPNVPGRRMLTVVLGTTSEAARLNESQKLLNWGYTAYEDIKLFGASQPAVTPSVWKGKENTLKLGRPEGIVVSVPVGGAGKIKTQVVRPDPLVAPFIKGQQVGTLKVSLGDQPLTYVPLVVLESVDQAGILGRAWDAIRLWIK; from the coding sequence ATGAATCGTTTTACGTCTGCGCTGCGCGCGCTTGTGGCCGCCTCGCTGGTGGCTCCTCTTGGCCTGCTGGCCGCCACTCCCAAGACCGCGCCGGTGCCCGCTGCCGCTGCCGTGGCTCCCGAGCCGTCTTCGCTGCCGCAGCCACCCGAGATTGCGGCGCGCAACTACCTGGTGATGGATATGACGTCGAACCAGATCCTGGCGCAAAAGGATATCGACGCCCCGGTCGAGCAGGCCTCCCTGACCAAGCTGATGACGGCGTACCTGGTGTTCGACGCGCTGCGGACCAAGAAAATTACCCTGACCCAGACGTTCCCGGTCAGTGTGCGGGCCTGGAAGATGCCAGGCTCGCGCATGTTCATCGATCCGAAGATGCAGGTGCCGGTGGATGACCTGATCAAGGGCATGATCGTGCAGTCTGGCAACGACGCCGCCATGGCTTTGGCGGAAGGCGTGGGCGGCACCGAAGAGCACTTCGTGCAGATGATGAACGACCAGGCCAAGGCCCTGGGCATGAACTCGACGACCTACAAGAACCCGGACGGTCTGACGGAGCCCGGTCATCTGACGACCGCGCGCGACCTGGCCACGCTGGCGATGCGACTGAGGCGCGACTTCCCCGAATATGCGCATTACGACGCGATCAAGAAATACCATTACGCCGGCACGCCGCCCAGCAACGACACGAACCGCAACGGCCTGCTGTTTCGCGATCCCACCGTGGACGGACTGAAGACGGGCCACACGGATGCGGCCGGCTACTGCCTGATTGCCACCGCCAAGCGTGATTTTCCCAATGTGCCGGGCCGCCGCATGCTGACCGTCGTGCTGGGCACCACCAGCGAAGCCGCGCGCCTGAACGAATCGCAAAAGCTGCTGAACTGGGGCTACACCGCCTATGAAGACATCAAGCTGTTCGGTGCCAGTCAGCCGGCCGTGACACCGAGCGTCTGGAAAGGCAAGGAAAATACCCTCAAGCTGGGGCGCCCGGAGGGCATCGTCGTGTCGGTTCCCGTCGGCGGCGCAGGCAAGATCAAGACTCAGGTGGTGCGCCCCGACCCATTGGTCGCCCCGTTCATCAAGGGGCAGCAGGTTGGCACGCTCAAGGTGTCGCTGGGTGACCAACCCCTGACCTATGTGCCGCTGGTGGTGCTCGAGTCAGTGGATCAGGCCGGTATCCTGGGCCGCGCCTGGGATGCGATACGGCTGTGGATCAAATAA
- the fusA gene encoding elongation factor G, with protein sequence MARKTPIDRYRNIGISAHIDAGKTTTTERILFYTGVNHKLGEVHDGAATTDWMEQEQERGITITSAAVTCFWKGMDLSRPEHRINIIDTPGHVDFTIEVERSMRVLDGACMVYCAVGGVQPQSETVWRQANKYKVPRLAFVNKMDRTGANFFKVVDQMKLRLKANPVPVVIPIGAEDKFTGVVDLIKMRAIIWDEASQGMKFEYRDIPADLLETAKAWREKMVEAAAEANEELMNKYLEEGDLTEAEIMLGLRTRTIASEIQPMLCGTAFKNKGVQRMLDAVIDFMPSPVDIPPVDGTDDDEAPTVRKADDGEKFSALAFKLMTDPFVGQLTFVRVYSGVLSKGDSVYNPVRGKKERIGRIVQMQANNRVEVDEIRAGDIAACVGLKDVTTGETLCDPTAIITLERMVFPEPVITQAVEPKTKADQEKMGIALQRLAQEDPSFRVKTDEESGQTLIAGMGELHLEIIVDRMKREFGVEANVGKPQVAYRETIRKTVTDAEGKFVRQSGGKGQYGHVVFKIEPQEPGKGFEFVDAIKGGVVPREYIPAVEKGVIEALGQGVLAGYPVVDVKVTLHFGSYHDVDSNELAFKMAAIFGFKEGCRKASPVILEPMMAVEVETPEDYAGNVMGDLSSRRGMVQGMEDMVGGGKAIKAEVPLSEMFGYSTTLRSMSQGRATYTMEFKHYSEAPRNVAEAIVAARAK encoded by the coding sequence ATGGCTCGCAAGACCCCCATCGATCGCTATCGCAATATCGGCATCTCGGCGCACATCGACGCCGGCAAAACCACGACCACCGAGCGCATTCTTTTTTATACCGGCGTGAACCACAAGTTGGGCGAGGTGCACGATGGTGCGGCCACGACGGACTGGATGGAGCAGGAGCAGGAGCGCGGCATCACCATCACGTCCGCGGCCGTGACCTGTTTCTGGAAGGGCATGGACCTGTCTCGCCCCGAGCACCGCATCAACATCATCGACACCCCCGGCCACGTGGACTTCACCATTGAGGTGGAGCGTTCCATGCGCGTGCTTGACGGCGCCTGCATGGTGTACTGCGCCGTGGGCGGTGTTCAGCCCCAGTCGGAGACCGTGTGGCGTCAGGCCAACAAGTACAAGGTGCCGCGTCTGGCCTTCGTCAACAAGATGGACCGCACCGGCGCCAACTTCTTCAAGGTCGTGGACCAGATGAAGCTGCGCCTGAAGGCCAACCCGGTGCCCGTGGTCATTCCGATCGGCGCCGAGGACAAATTCACGGGCGTGGTGGATCTGATCAAGATGCGCGCCATTATCTGGGACGAAGCCTCCCAGGGCATGAAGTTCGAATACCGCGATATTCCGGCCGATCTGCTGGAAACCGCCAAGGCGTGGCGCGAGAAAATGGTCGAGGCCGCGGCCGAGGCCAACGAAGAGCTGATGAACAAGTACCTCGAAGAGGGTGACTTGACCGAAGCCGAAATCATGCTGGGCCTGCGCACGCGCACCATCGCCAGCGAAATCCAGCCCATGCTGTGTGGTACGGCCTTCAAGAACAAGGGTGTGCAGCGCATGCTGGACGCCGTGATCGATTTCATGCCCTCGCCGGTGGACATTCCCCCGGTCGACGGCACCGATGACGATGAGGCGCCGACCGTGCGCAAGGCCGATGACGGCGAGAAGTTCTCCGCGCTGGCCTTCAAGCTGATGACCGACCCGTTTGTCGGCCAGCTGACCTTCGTGCGCGTGTATTCGGGCGTGCTGTCCAAGGGCGACAGCGTCTACAACCCGGTGCGCGGCAAGAAAGAGCGCATCGGCCGTATCGTGCAGATGCAGGCCAACAACCGCGTGGAAGTCGATGAAATTCGCGCCGGCGACATCGCCGCCTGCGTGGGCCTGAAAGACGTGACCACCGGTGAGACGCTGTGCGACCCCACAGCCATCATCACGCTGGAGCGCATGGTGTTCCCCGAGCCCGTCATTACCCAGGCCGTCGAGCCCAAGACCAAGGCTGACCAGGAAAAAATGGGCATTGCCTTGCAGCGCCTGGCGCAGGAAGACCCTTCTTTCCGCGTCAAGACCGACGAAGAGTCGGGCCAGACCCTGATTGCCGGCATGGGCGAGTTGCACCTGGAAATTATTGTGGACCGCATGAAGCGCGAGTTCGGCGTGGAAGCCAACGTGGGCAAGCCGCAAGTGGCTTACCGCGAGACCATTCGCAAGACGGTGACGGATGCCGAGGGCAAGTTTGTGCGCCAGTCGGGCGGCAAGGGCCAGTACGGCCACGTCGTGTTCAAGATCGAGCCGCAGGAACCCGGCAAGGGTTTCGAGTTCGTTGACGCCATCAAGGGTGGCGTGGTGCCGCGTGAATACATTCCGGCCGTGGAAAAGGGCGTCATCGAAGCGCTGGGCCAGGGCGTGCTCGCGGGCTATCCGGTGGTGGACGTCAAGGTGACGCTGCATTTCGGTTCCTACCACGACGTGGACTCGAACGAACTGGCCTTCAAGATGGCTGCCATCTTTGGTTTCAAGGAAGGCTGCCGCAAGGCCAGTCCGGTGATCCTGGAGCCCATGATGGCCGTGGAAGTGGAAACGCCCGAAGACTACGCCGGCAACGTGATGGGCGATTTGTCCTCACGCCGCGGCATGGTGCAGGGCATGGAAGACATGGTCGGTGGCGGCAAGGCTATCAAGGCCGAAGTGCCGCTGTCTGAAATGTTCGGCTACTCGACCACGCTGCGTTCCATGTCGCAAGGGCGCGCCACTTATACGATGGAGTTCAAGCACTACAGTGAAGCCCCGCGCAACGTGGCCGAGGCCATCGTGGCTGCCCGCGCGAAGTAA
- a CDS encoding (2Fe-2S) ferredoxin domain-containing protein, with the protein MNAPLPADAAAPSSYYERHIFFCLNERKNGENCCAQHGAQQGFDRCKALVKAAGLAGPGRVRVNKSGCLDRCAAGPVAVVYPEAVWYSYVDENDIDEIVESHLKNGRVVERLRVPPHLGR; encoded by the coding sequence ATGAATGCCCCTTTGCCCGCCGATGCGGCGGCTCCCTCTTCTTATTACGAACGCCACATTTTTTTCTGCCTCAACGAACGCAAGAACGGCGAGAACTGCTGCGCCCAGCATGGCGCCCAGCAGGGTTTCGATCGCTGCAAGGCACTCGTCAAGGCGGCCGGCCTGGCCGGTCCGGGCCGCGTGCGCGTGAACAAGTCGGGCTGCCTGGACCGCTGCGCCGCGGGGCCGGTGGCCGTGGTCTACCCCGAGGCGGTGTGGTACAGCTACGTGGACGAGAACGACATCGATGAGATCGTCGAGTCGCACCTGAAAAACGGCCGGGTGGTGGAGCGCCTGCGCGTGCCGCCGCATCTCGGGCGCTGA
- the rpsG gene encoding 30S ribosomal protein S7: protein MPRRREVPKREILPDPKYGNVELAKFMNVIMQGGKKAIAERIVYGALEQIEKKSGGKDPVEAFSIAINNVKPMVEVKSRRVGGANYQVPVEVRPVRRLALSMRWIKEAAKKRGEKSMALRLANELIEATEGRGGAMKKRDEVHRMAEANKAFSHFRF, encoded by the coding sequence ATGCCACGTCGTCGCGAAGTCCCTAAACGTGAAATCCTGCCGGATCCCAAGTACGGCAATGTCGAGCTCGCCAAATTCATGAACGTGATCATGCAAGGCGGCAAGAAGGCGATTGCCGAGCGCATCGTCTATGGTGCGCTCGAGCAGATCGAGAAAAAATCCGGCGGCAAAGACCCGGTCGAGGCGTTCAGCATCGCCATCAACAACGTCAAGCCCATGGTGGAAGTGAAGTCCCGCCGCGTCGGCGGTGCCAACTACCAGGTGCCGGTCGAAGTGCGCCCGGTGCGCCGGCTGGCCCTGTCCATGCGCTGGATCAAGGAAGCGGCCAAGAAGCGCGGCGAAAAGTCGATGGCCCTGCGGCTGGCCAACGAACTGATCGAAGCCACCGAAGGCCGTGGCGGCGCCATGAAAAAGCGTGACGAAGTTCACCGCATGGCCGAGGCCAACAAGGCCTTCTCCCACTTCCGCTTCTAG
- the hemB gene encoding porphobilinogen synthase, with product MSLYAPYPLGRPRRLRRDAFTRNLVREHALSAHDLIYPVFVLDGSKRREAVASMPGVDRLSLDLLLPAAEECVRLGIPVMALFPVIDPALKTPDGSEAWSPEGLVPRVVRELKKRFPGLGVMTDVALDPFTSHGQDGLLDASGYILNDETVAALVKQALTQADAGVDIVAPSDMMDGRIGAIRRALEHRHHIHTRIMAYSAKYASAFYGPFRDALGSAATLGKADKKTYQMDPGNSNEALREVALDIAEGADMVMVKPGMPYLDVVRRVKDEFQVPTFAYQVSGEYAMLKAAALNGWLEHDAVMMESLLAFKRAGADGVLTYFALEAARLMAR from the coding sequence ATGAGCCTGTATGCCCCCTACCCCCTTGGCCGCCCCCGGCGCCTGCGCCGCGACGCGTTCACCCGCAACCTGGTGCGCGAACACGCCCTGAGCGCGCACGACCTGATCTACCCGGTGTTTGTGCTGGACGGCAGCAAGCGCCGCGAGGCCGTGGCCTCCATGCCCGGCGTGGATCGTCTGAGCCTGGACCTGCTGCTGCCGGCCGCCGAAGAATGCGTGCGCCTGGGCATTCCGGTGATGGCGCTGTTTCCGGTGATCGACCCGGCGCTCAAAACCCCCGACGGCAGCGAGGCCTGGAGCCCGGAGGGCCTGGTGCCGCGCGTGGTGCGCGAACTTAAAAAACGCTTTCCCGGCCTCGGCGTGATGACCGACGTGGCGCTCGACCCCTTCACCAGCCACGGCCAGGACGGCCTGCTCGACGCCAGTGGCTACATCCTCAATGATGAGACCGTAGCGGCGCTGGTGAAGCAGGCACTTACTCAAGCCGATGCCGGCGTCGACATCGTGGCGCCCAGCGACATGATGGACGGACGCATCGGCGCGATCCGGCGCGCGCTGGAGCACCGGCACCACATCCACACCCGCATCATGGCGTACAGCGCCAAGTACGCGAGCGCCTTTTACGGCCCGTTCCGCGACGCGCTGGGCTCGGCCGCCACCCTGGGCAAGGCCGACAAGAAGACCTACCAGATGGACCCGGGCAACAGCAACGAGGCGCTGCGCGAAGTCGCGCTGGACATTGCCGAGGGCGCCGACATGGTGATGGTGAAACCCGGCATGCCGTACCTCGACGTGGTGCGCCGCGTGAAGGACGAGTTCCAGGTGCCGACCTTCGCCTACCAGGTCAGCGGCGAGTACGCCATGCTGAAGGCCGCCGCCCTGAACGGCTGGTTGGAGCACGACGCCGTGATGATGGAGAGCCTGCTGGCCTTCAAGCGCGCCGGCGCCGACGGCGTGCTGACCTACTTCGCGCTCGAGGCGGCGCGCCTGATGGCCCGCTAA
- the rpsL gene encoding 30S ribosomal protein S12 — MPTINQLVRQGREVEKIKSKSPAMENSPQRRGVCTRVYTTTPKKPNSALRKVAKVRLTNGFEVISYIGGEGHNLQEHSVVLVRGGRVKDLPGVRYHIVRGSLDLQGVKDRKQSRSKYGAKRPKKA; from the coding sequence ATGCCAACCATTAATCAGCTAGTACGCCAGGGACGCGAGGTCGAGAAGATCAAGTCCAAAAGCCCGGCGATGGAGAATTCTCCACAGCGCCGCGGCGTGTGCACCCGCGTGTACACCACCACGCCAAAAAAGCCCAATTCCGCCTTGCGCAAGGTTGCCAAAGTGCGCCTGACCAACGGGTTCGAAGTGATTTCCTACATCGGCGGCGAAGGCCACAACCTGCAGGAGCACTCGGTGGTGCTGGTGCGCGGCGGCCGTGTCAAGGACTTGCCCGGTGTGCGCTATCACATCGTGCGCGGTTCGCTCGACTTGCAGGGCGTCAAAGACCGCAAGCAGTCGCGCTCCAAGTACGGCGCCAAGCGCCCGAAGAAAGCCTGA